The proteins below are encoded in one region of Candidatus Methylomirabilota bacterium:
- a CDS encoding site-2 protease family protein gives MAEWGSEEIGFFLARQLSGVFEIEEWQIQGAGVRFHGTLVAEPETTVSVLRQRLEPYGFSPLLLSQREILILPTPAVGKRTEAERPWTQILLFIATVITTLFVGAIQLGTDPLTDPTSLLAGLPFSFSLLSILGVHEFGHYFTAKRYGVHVTLPYFIPAPVGLGTFGAFIKMKSPVIDRRSLFDIGIAGPIAGLILAIPILMIGLTLSEIVPTRGVMGISLGSPLLFTFVQEVTLGQIPEGMDIVLHPVAFAGWIGFFVTALNLLPIGQLDGGHIAYALLGRQSEKLAFLTAIVLAILGITFWPGWLFWAFLAFMLGFKHPPPMNDVTPLDPRRRLLAVGALILLFCLLTPAPFISPEF, from the coding sequence ATGGCTGAGTGGGGATCGGAAGAAATCGGATTTTTCCTTGCCCGACAGCTCTCCGGTGTCTTTGAGATTGAGGAGTGGCAGATCCAGGGAGCGGGCGTTCGGTTTCATGGGACCCTCGTGGCTGAACCTGAAACCACGGTATCGGTCCTCCGCCAGCGGCTGGAGCCATACGGGTTTTCGCCGCTCCTCTTGAGCCAACGAGAGATCCTCATTCTCCCCACGCCCGCTGTAGGAAAGCGCACCGAAGCCGAGCGACCCTGGACCCAGATTCTGCTCTTCATTGCCACGGTCATCACTACCCTTTTCGTCGGAGCCATTCAGCTCGGAACCGATCCCCTCACCGACCCAACAAGCCTCTTGGCGGGGCTGCCGTTTTCTTTCAGCCTTTTGTCAATCCTGGGGGTTCACGAGTTTGGCCATTACTTCACGGCAAAACGATATGGGGTCCACGTCACCCTTCCCTATTTCATTCCCGCACCAGTCGGCCTCGGTACTTTCGGAGCTTTTATCAAGATGAAATCTCCGGTAATTGACCGGCGAAGTCTCTTCGATATCGGGATCGCCGGACCGATAGCCGGCCTCATTCTCGCCATTCCGATTTTGATGATTGGGCTTACCCTGTCCGAAATCGTCCCCACCCGTGGAGTAATGGGAATCTCCCTTGGATCCCCCCTCCTGTTTACGTTCGTCCAGGAAGTGACCTTGGGCCAAATTCCGGAAGGGATGGATATCGTGTTGCACCCAGTTGCGTTCGCCGGGTGGATTGGCTTTTTTGTCACCGCGCTCAACCTGCTTCCTATTGGACAGCTAGACGGCGGACACATTGCGTACGCCCTCCTGGGCCGCCAGTCTGAGAAGCTGGCCTTTCTCACCGCCATCGTGCTTGCCATTTTGGGAATCACCTTTTGGCCCGGATGGCTCTTCTGGGCCTTTCTCGCCTTCATGCTGGGGTTCAAACATCCCCCACCCATGAACGATGTGACCCCTCTCGATCCTCGTCGGCGCCTCTTGGCCGTGGGTGCTCTCATCCTCCTCTTCTGCTTGTTAACCCCTGCTCCATTCATCTCTCCCGAATTCTAA
- a CDS encoding SAM-dependent chlorinase/fluorinase, with protein MKIITLLTDFGSADPFVGIMKGVILGINPRVEIVDLCHGVSPQDVLEAAFLLHCSYRYFPRGTIHVIVVDPGVGGPRKSLLAEGVHGYYIAPDNGVLSYLFASGEIQRVVEITAEGYFLHPVSQTFHGRDIFAPVAAHLSGGETLDRFGRPTTTYVRLVLPTPEKKREGHLVGSVLHVDRFGNLVTNISTSDISGFREFRVSVKNRKIHGLVESYESLTAGEIGTILGSAGYLEIFTNRGSAARVLKAGRGATVRVVPERKARGKGRISG; from the coding sequence TTGAAGATCATCACTCTTCTGACCGATTTCGGGAGTGCCGATCCCTTCGTCGGGATCATGAAAGGGGTAATCCTCGGGATCAACCCGCGGGTGGAAATCGTCGATCTGTGCCATGGGGTATCCCCGCAGGATGTCCTGGAAGCTGCCTTTCTCCTCCACTGTTCGTACCGGTATTTTCCCAGGGGGACCATTCATGTGATAGTGGTCGATCCGGGTGTGGGAGGCCCACGGAAGTCCCTCCTGGCCGAGGGGGTTCATGGATACTACATTGCCCCGGACAACGGGGTCTTGAGTTATCTCTTCGCATCGGGTGAAATTCAACGGGTCGTGGAAATCACGGCGGAAGGATATTTCCTCCATCCCGTGAGTCAGACGTTTCACGGGCGAGATATCTTCGCACCGGTGGCGGCGCATCTTTCGGGTGGGGAGACACTCGACCGCTTTGGCAGACCTACCACCACCTACGTGCGCCTGGTGCTCCCCACACCCGAGAAAAAAAGGGAAGGACACCTTGTTGGATCCGTGCTTCATGTGGACCGGTTCGGGAATCTGGTGACCAATATCTCCACCTCCGATATTTCGGGATTTCGTGAATTCAGGGTTTCGGTCAAGAACAGGAAAATTCACGGGCTTGTGGAGAGCTATGAATCTCTGACGGCGGGAGAAATAGGCACCATCCTGGGTAGTGCCGGCTATTTGGAGATCTTTACGAACCGCGGCAGTGCCGCGCGTGTCCTGAAGGCGGGACGGGGGGCAACCGTTCGCGTGGTGCCGGAGAGAAAGGCGAGAGGGAAGGGCAGGATCTCGGGCTGA
- a CDS encoding PaaI family thioesterase — protein MELVDDQHCFVCGKKNAAGLQLDFELVGEAEVQTSFLPTKQFQGFKDIVHGGIIAAILDEVMVNGVWLRGIRAVTGKLEVRLKSPARVGERLHFTGRILRDTGKTVEMESYAATSGGAIVAEASGLLVKVGS, from the coding sequence ATGGAACTCGTGGATGATCAGCATTGTTTCGTCTGTGGCAAGAAGAATGCTGCCGGACTTCAACTCGACTTCGAGCTCGTGGGGGAGGCAGAGGTGCAAACCAGCTTTCTCCCGACAAAACAGTTTCAAGGGTTCAAGGACATTGTCCACGGGGGTATCATCGCCGCCATCCTCGATGAAGTGATGGTGAACGGAGTATGGCTTCGGGGGATCAGGGCCGTGACTGGAAAGTTGGAGGTTCGCCTCAAAAGCCCTGCAAGGGTGGGGGAACGTCTGCATTTTACCGGGAGGATTCTCCGAGACACGGGCAAGACCGTGGAGATGGAAAGTTACGCTGCCACCTCCGGAGGGGCCATCGTCGCTGAGGCATCGGGGCTTCTCGTGAAGGTAGGCAGTTGA
- a CDS encoding DUF4388 domain-containing protein: MALEGTLQDFALVDILQLVGMQRKTGTLTLTRKEETITVLLQDGMVVWASPGEEAFEKTMGRILVRRGQITSQRWEEARQLQTRKGQPLIPFLLAGQWVSPHDLERVVQRQILETLYRTLRWGEGKYTFVAQSQIDTSRGQVPPVGTETILLEAVRQMDEWPLVEQRLPSPDVVVERKGRLVDREKVAPESLEVLELVDGTRTAREIAELCDFGEFDTYKSITDLVSDGALELERRAETTEGVRTPRVRVRIPRRLPSWLSAATLGAVTLAALLFQFSLGYDLFYLRSSDRPSTQSAVLAWKLNVARSELPQALDLYLLLRGAYPDNLTRLRAEGLLSGELLDPWGRPWVYQQQESTYRLMSPGPDGRIGTTDDLDISSSWHPD; the protein is encoded by the coding sequence ATGGCACTAGAGGGCACCCTCCAAGACTTTGCCCTGGTCGATATCCTGCAGCTCGTCGGAATGCAGCGAAAGACCGGGACCCTCACGCTTACCCGGAAAGAGGAGACGATCACCGTCCTGTTGCAGGATGGGATGGTAGTCTGGGCCTCCCCTGGGGAGGAGGCCTTTGAGAAGACCATGGGCCGGATTCTGGTCCGTCGCGGACAAATCACCTCGCAGCGCTGGGAGGAAGCAAGGCAGCTCCAAACCCGCAAGGGGCAGCCGCTGATTCCGTTCCTCTTGGCGGGGCAATGGGTTTCCCCTCACGATCTCGAACGGGTAGTGCAGCGGCAGATTCTCGAAACCCTCTACCGGACTCTGCGGTGGGGAGAAGGGAAGTACACGTTTGTCGCTCAATCACAGATAGACACAAGTCGAGGTCAGGTCCCTCCCGTGGGGACTGAAACCATCCTTCTCGAGGCGGTCCGACAGATGGACGAATGGCCTCTAGTTGAGCAACGGCTTCCGTCGCCCGATGTGGTGGTTGAGCGCAAGGGCCGATTGGTCGATCGCGAGAAGGTGGCACCGGAGTCGCTGGAGGTTCTTGAACTGGTGGATGGGACGCGGACCGCCCGTGAGATCGCAGAACTTTGCGACTTCGGAGAATTTGACACGTATAAAAGCATCACCGATCTGGTTTCAGATGGGGCCCTCGAGCTCGAGCGGCGGGCCGAGACCACCGAAGGGGTCCGCACGCCGCGGGTGCGTGTACGGATTCCAAGGAGACTCCCCTCGTGGCTGTCTGCGGCTACGCTGGGGGCCGTCACGCTGGCCGCTCTCCTGTTTCAGTTCTCTTTAGGATACGACCTCTTCTACCTTCGTTCTTCGGACAGGCCCTCTACACAATCTGCAGTGCTGGCATGGAAGCTCAACGTGGCCAGATCCGAGCTTCCTCAGGCCTTAGACCTCTACCTCCTACTCCGTGGGGCGTACCCGGATAATTTGACACGGCTGCGCGCCGAAGGTCTTCTTTCTGGTGAGCTTCTGGATCCTTGGGGAAGACCCTGGGTCTATCAGCAACAGGAATCGACCTATCGTTTGATGAGCCCTGGCCCCGATGGCCGGATTGGAACCACCGACGATCTGGACATCTCCTCGTCCTGGCACCCTGATTGA
- a CDS encoding AIR synthase family protein: MADRLLAGKLPRGLLASLLDRYASPVTGVILGPRIGEDAAAIEMADRYLVVSTDPITFATRDIGYYAVTINANDVVTCGARPRWFLMTLLVPEGGTHAEVEGLFEQVDAACRQFQVGLIGGHTEVTPGLDRAVVIGTMIGEVAKDRLVVTSGAQVGDDLLLTKGIAVEGTAILAREREGFLRSRGYAEAFIQHAQRYLYDPGISVAAEALAAVETARVSAMHDPTEGGLSGGLYELSEAAGVGLEVDQAEITVLDETRALCQEFHLDPLGLIASGALLITCRPGDRDQLLGAVRAAGVAVRHIGRVVSPSRGVLLIGPEGERSFPAFERDEIVKSFEE; this comes from the coding sequence GTGGCGGACCGCCTCTTGGCCGGCAAGCTTCCGCGGGGCCTCCTGGCCTCTCTACTCGACAGGTATGCAAGCCCTGTTACAGGTGTGATTCTCGGGCCCCGAATCGGGGAGGATGCCGCGGCTATAGAGATGGCTGACCGCTATCTCGTGGTGTCGACCGACCCGATCACCTTTGCGACCCGCGATATCGGATATTACGCGGTAACAATTAACGCCAACGATGTCGTCACATGCGGGGCGAGGCCCCGGTGGTTCCTGATGACCCTCCTCGTTCCGGAGGGAGGCACCCATGCCGAGGTCGAAGGGCTTTTTGAACAGGTAGATGCTGCGTGTCGCCAATTTCAGGTCGGATTGATCGGAGGCCATACCGAGGTGACCCCGGGACTCGATCGGGCTGTCGTGATCGGAACGATGATCGGCGAGGTGGCGAAGGATCGCTTAGTGGTCACCTCTGGTGCACAAGTAGGAGATGATCTTCTCCTCACCAAGGGGATCGCGGTGGAAGGAACGGCTATTCTCGCCCGGGAGCGGGAAGGTTTTCTGAGATCACGCGGCTATGCTGAGGCATTCATCCAGCACGCTCAAAGATACCTCTACGATCCAGGCATCAGTGTTGCGGCAGAGGCGCTGGCAGCGGTGGAGACGGCGAGGGTGAGTGCGATGCACGACCCGACAGAGGGGGGACTTTCGGGTGGTCTGTATGAGCTCAGCGAGGCGGCAGGCGTGGGTCTCGAGGTGGACCAGGCCGAGATCACGGTCCTGGATGAGACCCGCGCTCTCTGTCAGGAGTTTCACTTGGACCCGTTGGGGCTCATCGCCTCCGGCGCTCTCCTGATCACCTGTCGCCCAGGAGATAGGGACCAACTGCTCGGGGCGGTGAGGGCAGCAGGGGTCGCTGTGCGGCATATCGGTCGCGTGGTCTCACCGTCGAGGGGCGTCCTCCTCATTGGGCCAGAAGGGGAAAGATCCTTTCCCGCCTTTGAACGGGATGAGATTGTGAAGAGTTTTGAAGAATAG
- a CDS encoding DUF4013 domain-containing protein → MRQMILDAFQHPFRDPQAVRKLLLGAALNILPVVNLLALGYTLRLLEQVLGGEEQRLPEWTGLGDLFIRGVKVLLVGSVYMAFPLLLLAAGAGSFLFSIAALLSGTFEPMAQVHLARTGQIWPAFALPQIWAEIQLVLRDYLGALAIWYGVFFLIALVLSGTAPPLLWILGSFLGFYLYLFFASLFGRACSRTRIVGYHPS, encoded by the coding sequence ATGCGCCAGATGATCCTTGATGCCTTTCAACATCCGTTTCGGGACCCCCAAGCGGTTCGGAAGCTTCTCCTCGGTGCCGCCCTCAATATCCTACCGGTAGTAAACCTGTTGGCCCTTGGATATACGTTACGACTGCTCGAGCAGGTGCTCGGAGGAGAGGAGCAGCGCCTTCCCGAGTGGACGGGCCTCGGCGATCTATTCATCCGAGGGGTGAAAGTCTTACTTGTCGGTTCTGTCTACATGGCCTTTCCCCTGCTGCTCCTGGCTGCGGGGGCAGGTTCTTTCCTCTTCTCGATCGCCGCACTCCTCTCTGGGACGTTCGAGCCGATGGCCCAGGTACATCTCGCCCGGACGGGCCAGATTTGGCCGGCCTTTGCCCTCCCGCAGATCTGGGCTGAGATCCAGTTGGTCTTGCGTGACTACCTGGGCGCGCTCGCCATCTGGTACGGGGTCTTCTTTCTCATCGCCCTCGTCCTGTCCGGGACGGCACCTCCTCTGCTTTGGATCCTCGGCTCCTTCCTCGGCTTCTACCTGTATCTCTTCTTTGCTTCTTTGTTCGGACGCGCCTGTTCTCGGACCCGCATCGTTGGCTACCATCCCTCCTGA